In Vigna angularis cultivar LongXiaoDou No.4 chromosome 8, ASM1680809v1, whole genome shotgun sequence, one DNA window encodes the following:
- the LOC108345759 gene encoding general transcription and DNA repair factor IIH helicase subunit XPD, producing the protein MKFEIEDVTVYFPYDNIYPEQYSYMVELKRALDAKGHCLLEMPTGTGKTIALLSLITSYVLSKPNSPLKLLYCTRTVHEMEKTLAELRLLHDYQLLHLGPAARILALGLSSRKNLCVNSRVLAAENRDSVDAGCRKLTASWVRALAAENPSVPSCEFFEQYERAGSSAVLPPGVYTLQDLRVFGKEKGWCPYYLARHMVQFANVVVYSYQYLLDPKVAGIISKEMQKESVVVFDEAHNIDNVCIEALSVSVRRQTIEGARRNLTRMRQEIDKFKATDAGRLRAEYNRLVEGLALRGDLPATDAWLANPALPDDILKEAVPGNIRRAEHFIHVLRRLVQYLEGRLDTENVEKESPVSFVVSILNHAGIDQKSLKFCYDRLHSLMMTLEITDTDEFLHIQTICDFATLVGTYARGFSIIIEPFDERMPHIPDPVLQLCCHDASLAIKPVFERFQSVVITSGTLSPIDLYPRLLNFNPVVSRSFTMSLTRDCICPMVLTRGSDQLPVSTKFDMRSDLGVVRNYGRLLLEMSSVVPDGIVCFFVSYSYMDGIVNTWNENGILKEIMQHKLVFIETQDVVETTLALDNYRKACDCGRGAIFFSVARGKVAEGIDFDRHYGRLVIMFGVPFQYTLSKILLARLEYLRDTFQIKEGDFLTFDALRQAAQCVGRVIRSKADYGMMIFADKRYSRHDKRSKLPGWILSHLHDAHLNLSTDMALHIAREFLRKMAQPYDKTGGTGRKTLLSQEDLQKMVISGMDDMMF; encoded by the exons ATGAAGTTCGAGATAGAGGACGTGACCGTGTACTTCCCCTATGACAACATCTACCCGGAGCAGTACTCGTACATGGTGGAGCTCAAGCGCGCCCTCGACGCTAAGGGTCACTGTCTCCTGGAGATGCCCACCGGCACCGGCAAAACCATCGCGCTCCTCTCCCTCATCACCAGCTACGTCCTCTCCAAGCCCAATTCCCCCCTCAAGCTTCTCTACTGCACGCGCACTGTCCACGAGATGGAGAAGACGCTCGCCGAGCTCCGCCTCCTCCACGACTACCAGCTCCTGCACCTTGGTCCTGCCGCACGGATTCTCGCCCTCGGGTTGTCCTCCCGGAAGAATCTCTGCGTCAATTCAAGAGTTCTTGCGGCGGAGAATCGCGACTCCGTGGATGCTGGCTGCCGGAAGCTGACCGCCTCTTGGGTCCGGGCGCTGGCCGCGGAGAACCCCTCTGTGCCGTCATGTGAGTTCTTCGAGCAGTATGAGAGGGCGGGGTCGTCCGCAGTTCTGCCTCCCGGGGTTTACACTCTCCAG GATCTGAGAGTGTTTGGGAAGGAGAAGGGGTGGTGCCCATACTATTTGGCACGCCATATGGTGCAGTTTGCTAATGTGGTGGTGTATAGCTATCAATATTTGCTTGATCCAAAGGTGGCTGGCATAATATCTAAGGAAATGCAGAAAGAGTCTGTTGTTGTGTTTGATGAAGCTCATAATATCGATAATGTCTGTATTGAAGCACTTAGTGTGAGTGTGAGGAGGCAAACTATTGAAGGTGCCAGAAGAAACCTTACTAGGATGCGTCAGGAAATTGACAA GTTCAAGGCCACTGATGCAGGTAGACTCCGTGCTGAATACAACAGGCTTGTTGAAGGTTTGGCACTAAGAGGAGACTTGCCTG CTACTGATGCTTGGCTTGCAAATCCAGCCTTGCCTGATGATATATTAAAAGAGGCTGTGCCTGGAAATATTCGCCGGGCTGAGCATTTTATTCATGTTTTACGTAGATTAGTTCAATATCTTGAAGGACGTTTAGACACTGAAAATGTGGAGAAGGAGAGCCCTGTTAGTTTTGTTGTCTCTATTCTTAACCATGCTGGAATTGACCAAAAATCACTAAAGTTCTGTTATGACCGCCTTCATTCATTGATGATGACATTGGAAATTACAGACACTGACGAGTTCCTTCATATCCAAACTATATGCGATTTTGCCACCCTTGTGGGAACATATGCTCGTggtttttctattataattgaACCTTTTGATGAACGAATGCCACACATTCCTGATCCTGTACTACAg CTTTGTTGCCATGATGCTTCTCTTGCCATCAAACCAGTTTTTGAGCGATTTCAGTCTGTTGTGATTACATCTGGCACACTAAGCCCAATAGATCTGTACCCTCGTCTTCTGAATTTCAATCCTGTTGTCAGTCGAAGTTTTACTATGTCCTTAACAAGAGATTGCATATGTCCAATGGTGCTTACTCGGGGCAG TGATCAGCTCCCGGTCAGTACAAAATTTGACATGAGAAGTGATCTGGGTGTAGTAAGGAATTATGGAAGGCTCTTATTGGAAATGTCTTCGGTTGTTCCTGATGGGATTGTATGCTTTTTTGTTAGTTACTCATATATGGACGGGATAGTGAATACCTGGAATGAGAATGGAATTTTAAAG GAAATAATGCAACATAAACTTGTCTTTATTGAGACTCAGGATGTGGTAGAGACTACATTAGCTCTTGATAACTACCGAAAGGCTTGTGATTGTGGAAGAGGTGCTATATTTTTTTCTGTAGCTAG GGGAAAGGTTGCTGAAGGTATAGATTTTGATCGACATTATGGTCGACTAGTAATCATGTTTGGTGTTCCTTTTCAATACACATTAAGCAA GATTTTGCTTGCACGTCTGGAATATCTACGAGATACTTTTCAAATCAAGGAAGGAGATTTTCTGACTTTTGATGCATTG AGACAAGCTGCTCAGTGTGTGGGTCGTGTAATTCGTTCAAAGGctgattatggaatgatgatttTCGCAGACAAAAG GTATAGCCGTCATGACAAACGATCAAAATTGCCTGGTTGGATTCTCTCTCATTTACATGATGCCCACCTGAACTTGAGCACAGACATGGCTTTGCATATAGCACGTGAG TTCCTCAGGAAAATGGCTCAGCCATATGATAAAACTGGTGGCACCGGCAGGAAAACCTTGTTGTCCCAGGAAGATTTGCAGAAAATGGTTATCAGTGGCATGGATGATATGATGTTCTGA
- the LOC108344265 gene encoding uncharacterized protein LOC108344265 encodes MDNYPYLDSEINSDFISEFSYSLKEVGEGDYSDQFSTDKIFPTRTDLIQWVRKIAFDLGFVVVTIRSDTATGEAGRKTFILLGCERSGKYRKYKAYVQPSLSGTRKCECPFRLRGKPKGDGWVLKVMCGYHNHELAETLVGHPFASRLNAAEQSILVGMTNSQVKPSNILLTLKEHNEDNVTTIKQIYNARYTYKRSLRGSRTEMQQLMMLLDKDKYIQRSRCLDDSDVPPLHYFQVNAKVISLGHWKGSKDYY; translated from the exons aTGGATAACTATCCATATTTGGATTCTGAAATAAATTCTGATTTTATATCGgaattttcttattctttaaaAGAAGTGGGTGAGGGTGATTATTCAGATCAATTTTCCACTGATAAAATATTCCCAACACGCACCGATTTAATTCAATGGGTTCGAAAGATTGCATTTGATCTTGGATTTGTTGTCGTCACTATAAGATCTGACACAGCAACTGGTGAAGCTGGTAGAAAGACATTTATTTTGTTAGGCTGTGAAAGAAGCGGGAAGTATAGGAAGTATAAGGCATATGTTCAACCTAGTTTATCTGGCACAAGAAAATGTGAGTGTCCGTTTAGGTTGAGGGGTAAACCTAAAGGAGATGGTTGGGTGTTGAAGGTTATGTGCGGCTATCACAACCATGAATTAGCAGAGACTTTGGTCGGTCATCCTTTCGCGAGTAGGTTAAATGCGGCTGAACAATCAATTCTTGTGGGCATGACTAATAGTCAAGTAAAGCCGTCAAATATTCTTTTGACTCTGAAAGAACATAATGAAGATAACGTGACAACGATAAAGCAAATATATAATGCGAGGTACACGTACAAACGATCTTTGAGAGGGTCTAGAACGGAAATGCAGCAGTTGATGATGTTGTTAGATAAAGACAAATACATCCAGAGAAGTAGATGTTTGGACGATTCTGACGTG CCGCCTTTGCATTACTTTCAAGTGAACGCCAAAGTAATTTCACTTGGGCATTGGAAAGGTTCAAAGGATTATTATTGA
- the LOC128193750 gene encoding protein MAIN-LIKE 1-like, whose translation MVKTRGGYHGEASSSHSEPSDERRRPTASARRRRVEEYRVDVIHEHDNEEQEELLQHGHSQDDYVEEEDIQQQHDCNQQEHEGEGEDEDEDEAEDDEFPGGPHDTSLLTHYTQHVAFAIWQGRDRRGIKVVTHGKKLKHFGMYHEAIEPYISMLGLGCLVNLSYEYADHGLIVALSERWHIETNTFHLPIGEMTVTLDDVMNLLHLSIMGQFCEVKELEYDEARSHIMELLGVDHDKASAEMKQSRGPKVRLSWLREVYQECIQQERWECAARAYLLHLLGCTIFTNKSDNNAWTAL comes from the exons ATGGTTAAAACTAGAGGTGGATATCATGGTGAGGCTTCATCCTCTCATAGTGAGCCATCAGATGAAAGAAGACGACCTACGGCATCTGCTCGTAGAAGACGAGTAGAAGAATATCGCGTGGACGTTATTCATGAGCATGATAATGAGGAGCAGGAAGAGTTATTACAGCATGGACATAGTCAGGATGATTACGTTGAAGAGGAGGATATTCAGCAGCAGCATGACTGTAATCAACAAGAACATGAAGGTGaaggtgaagatgaagatgaagacgaAGCTGAAGATGATGAATTCCCAGGAGGTCCACATGACACCTCCTTACTTACTCACTATACCCAGCATGTTGCATTTGCCATATGGCAAGGCCGG GATCGAAGGGGGATAAAGGTTGTCACCCATGGCAAAAAATTGAAGCATTTTGGAATGTATCATGAGGCCATTGAGCCTTATATCTCCATGTTGGGGTTGGGTTGTTTAGTAAACCTCTCATACGAGTATGCCGATCATGGATTGATCGTTGCCCTTTCGGAGAGGTGGCACATAGAGACTAATACTTTCCACCTACCGATAGGTGAGATGACCGTCACATTAGATGACGTTATGAATTTGCTCCACCTATCAATCATGGGACAATTTTGTGAGGTTAAGGAGTTAGAGTATGATGAGGCTCGATCTCATATCATGGAGCTGCTTGGTGTGGACCACGATAAAGCTTCAGCTGAGATGAAACAGTCACGTGGTCCAAAAGTTAGGCTCAGCTGGCTACGCGAGGTCTACCAGGAGTGCATCCAGCAAGAGCGTTGGGAGTGTGCTGCTCGGGCGTACTTGTTGCATCTGCTTGGATGCACAATTTTTACGAATAAGAGTGATAATAACGCGTGGACCGCCCTCTGA
- the LOC108344860 gene encoding sm-like protein LSM3A, whose amino-acid sequence MATEEESAVKEPLDLIRLSLDERIYVKLRSDRELRGKLHAYDQHLNMILGDVEEIVTTVEIDDETYEEIVRTTKRTVPFLFVRGDGVILVSPPLRTA is encoded by the exons ATGGCTACAGAGGAAGAGAGTGCGGTGAAGGAGCCTTTGGATCTCATTAGGCTCAGCCTTGACGAACGTATCTACGTTAAGCTCCGTTCTGACAGAGAGCTTCGTGGAAAACTTCAC GCTTACGATCAACATCTTAATATGATTCTTGGTGATGTTGAAGAGATTGTTACTACTGTGGAAATTGATGACGAGACATATGAAGAAATTGTGAGG ACTACTAAGCGGACGGTTCCTTTCCTGTTTGTTAGGGGAGATGGGGTGATATTGGTTTCCCCGCCCTTGAGGACTGCATAA